TGAACCCCGGCCAGAGCACGTCCAGCAGCTCGACCGGCGCGTCCGGGTCCTCGGCGGGCACCAGCTCGGCGATCTCATGCAGGAACGGGTCGAAGCCGTCCGCCGCACCGACCTCGGTCATGCCGAGCCGGGCGAAGAACGCCGTGCGCTCCTCCCGGCCGACGCCCAGCCGCACCCCGTCCCGGACGGGTCCGGCACCGAACGGCGGCTGGAACTCCAGGGCGAGCACGTCCGCGACCCGGCTCAGCGCGTAGAGCTCGCACTCCAGCAGGTCCTGCTCCTCCGCCGACTGTGCGGTGAAGGCGTCGTACGAGGTTGCCGCCGCCAGCCGGTGCGGGTATCCGGGCAGTGCCCGCCGCGCCCAGGACTCCAGCAGCGCCGCCGTCGTGCCCGCCCCGCCCATCCACATCAGCGCCTGGTACAGCTCGCGGCCCGCGCCCAGCGGTTCGGACCCGCAGGTCGAGAACAGCGCCGCGTCCAGCGCCCGCCGCACCTCCTCGGCCGGGTCGCCCGCGTGGTACGGGTGCTCGCTCGGCTCGATGCCGTCCAGGAACTCCTGGTAGCGCAGCGCGAAGTGGACGTGCACCAGCGGTGCGGCCAGCTCCAGCGCCCGTTCCGGGGCGCAGTCCGGCACCAGCCCGCGCCAGGCGTCGACCCAGCGCGAGCGGACGTCCGCCCAGCGTTCGGGGGAGAGGAACGGCTCCGGGCGCAGCCCGTCCAGCGCCGGGTGGCCCCAGGCCGCGTCCGAGAAGTCCAGCACGGTCGGCCGCTCGCCGTCGTAGCGCCAGTTGCCCGGGTGGAAGTCGCCGTGCACCAGCGTCAACGGCAGCCCGCAGTCGACGAGTTCGGCCGCGATCGCGGGCAGCTGCCCGGCCAGCAGCCGGGCCTGCGCGTACTGCGGCTCCGACAGCTCCGGGCGCAGCCGCTCCACCAGCGCCGGGAAACGCTCCGCCAGCGCGGTCGGCGAGCAGTCCGCCAGCCCGGCGGGCCCGTCCGCCGCGACCGCCGCCTGGACGGCCGCCCACCGGTCGACGACCGCCAGCATGCCGTCCTCCGGCACGCCCCAGCAGTCCGTGCCCGGCACGTCCGCCAGCAGCGCCCGCCGCCCGTCCGCCGCCAGCACCCGCGGCACCAGCCCCGGATCGGCCCTCCCCGCCCGGGCGATCACCGCCGCCTCCGGCACCGCGAACGGCGGCGTGCTCTTCAGCCAGACCGGGCCGTCGGCGGTCGGGAAGCGCGACAGCGCCGACAGGTTCCAGCTGCGCACCTGTTCCACCGGGCCGTTCCTGGCCCGGCCCAGCGCTGCCAACTCGCCGTCCGCCCAGTACCATTCGGCGGCCAGGCCGTCCGCCGACGCCCACGGCAGCCGCAGCGGGTGGCCCTGGTCGAGCCGCTCCCCGGCGGGGATCAGCAGCCCGGTCGGACGCCCGGACGCCACCGCCAGGTACACCGCCGCGCCGCCCCGGCCGCCCGCGCCGCCCGCCACCGACAGCAGCCGCAGCACCGCGAGCGGCACCCCCGCCGCCCGCGAGGCGGCCTCCGCCACCTCGCCGACCTGCGCCCAGTACGGCGATTCCGTCGCGAACGGGCCCACCGCCCCCACGCGTTCGCCCTGCCACTCGATCACGACGGTCGCCGTCCGCTGCTCGTTCGTCTGCACCCGGGCATTCTCCGGACGGGAAGGGGGTCGAGCCAGCGAATAACCGGGGGCCGAGCCGGCGAATAACCGGCGGAGGGGAACGGGCCGGGGCCCGGTGAGCGGCGAGGCCCAGGCTGCGAGAGGTTCACTGCCGCTGCGCGCATCGGCTGTCGGCGCTCTCAGTCGGAGCCGTCCCCGAAGGGGCGGGAGAGCGACAGCCCGAAGCGGCCCTCGTCGTCCGTCCACCAGTCGGTCAACCGCAGTCCGGACGCGAAGAGTTCGCGCTCGACGCGTTCGCGGCGGAACTTCGCGGAGACCTCGGTGTGCAGTTCCTCGCCGGCCTCGAAGTGCACCGGCAGGCCGAGTTCGGCGACCTTGACGGTCTGGGCGCGCAGGGAGCGCAGCCGCATCTCGATCCACTCGTTCTCGGCGTCCCAGAGGGCGACGTGCTCGAACTGCTCGGGTTCGAAGTCGGCGTTCAGCTCCCGGTTGAGCACGGACAGCAGGTTGCGGTTGAAGGCCGCGGTGACGCCCGCGGCGTCGTCGTACGCGGCGGTCAGCACCGAGGCGTCCTTGACCAGGTCGGTGCCGAGCAGCAGCCGGTCGCCGGGCAGGAGTTGGGCGCGCAGGCCGGTCAGGAAGGCGGCGCGTTCGGCGGGCAGCAGGTTGCCGAGGGTGCCGCCGAGGAACACCACCAGGCGGGGGCCGCCGCCGTCGGGCAGGCCGAGGCTCTTGGTGAAGTCGGAGAGCACGGCGGAGACTTCGAGCCCCGGGTACTCGTCGATCAGGGCCTTCGCGGCGGATTCGAGGGCGCTCTCGCTGACGTCCACCGGGACGTAGCGCTCCAGGGTGCCGGCGGCGCGCAGCGCGTCCAGCAGCAGGCGGGTCTTCTCCGAGGAGCCGGAGCCGAGTTCGACCAGGGTGCGGGCCCGGGTGGTGGCGGCGATGTCGGCGGCGCGGGCGGTGAGGATCTCGCGCTCGGCCCGGGTGGGGTAGTACTCGGGCAGCCGGGTGATCTCCTCGAACAGTTCGGAGCCCCGGGCGTCGTAGAACCACTTCGGCGGCAGCCGTTTGGGTTCGCCGCCGAGCCCTTCGCGGACGTCGGCGCGCAGCGCGTGGTGCAGGTGGTCGGGGGGAAGCAGGCGGGTGAGCTGGTATCCGGTCATCGCGGTGCGTCCTCTCGGGTGCGCCGGCCGACGACGGCCAGCGGGGTGAGTTCGCTGCCGGCCGCGTCGGCCACCAGCAGGGTGTGGTCCGGGACTTCGGACCAGCCGGGTCCGTCGTCGAAGGGCTCGGAGGCGACCAGCACGGAGCCGTCGGCCTCCCGGCGCTGGAACAGGGTGTCGCCCCAGACGGTGGCGGCGATCGAACTCCCGTCGGTGGCCAGCAGGTTGATCCTGGCGTCGGCCGACTCGCCCGCCAGCAGGCAGACTTCGGCGAGCGCCTCGCCGAGCCGGGCGCCCGCGCGCAGCCGGTTCAGCGCCAGCGCCCACAGCAGCGCCGAGTCGGTGCGCGCCTCCAGTTCCAACAGCTCGCCGGCGGGCAGCCGTTCGGCCAGCGGGGCGAAGGCGTGCGGCCAGCCGGGCAGTGCGCCGTTGTGGCTGAACAGCCAGCGCCCGGCGGCGAACGGGGCGGCGGCCTGCGCCCCGGCCGCGCAGCCGGGGGTGGCGGAGCGGACGGCGCCGAGCACCGCGTGCGAGCTGACCACCCGGGCCAGGTCGGCCAGGTCGCCGTCGGCCCAGATCGGCCCCTCGCGCCGGTAGCGGGCCGGGCGTTCGTCGCCGGCCGCGTACCAGCCGACGCCGTAGCCGTCCGCGTTGACGGTGCCGTAGCGCTGCAGCCGGGGCGCCCAGGACTGGCGCAGCGGCCCGTGCGGCGGGTCGAGCAGGACGGTGCGGATCGGCACCGGCCGCCCCAGGTAGGCGAAGTGGCGGCACATCAGGCGCTGCCTTCGGTACGCGGCCCGGCCGTCCTCGGCTGCGCGTCGCGCGCGGTGCGGAAGCCGGCGAAGATCTGCCGCCGCACCGGGTAGTCCCAGTTGCGGAAGGTGCCCCGGCAGGCGACCGGGGCGACCGCGAACGAGCCGCCGCGCAGCACCTTGTACTCGGGGCCGAAGAACACCTCCGAGTACTCCGGGTACGGCCAGGCCGTGAACCCCGGGTAGCCGGTGAAGTCGCTGGACGTCCACTCCCACACGTCCCCGATCAACTGCCGTGCACCGCAGGGTGATTCGCCCTCCGGGTAGGCGCCGACGGGGGCTGGGCGCAGGTGCCGCTGGCCCAGGTTGGCGTGCTCGGGGCCGGGGGCGGCGTCGCCCCACGGGAAGCGCCGGGAGCGGCCGGAGGCCGGGTCGTGCCGGGCGGCCTTCTCCCACTCCGCCTCGGTCGGCAGCCGCCGCCCCGCCCACCGGGCGTACGCGTCGGCCTCGTACCAGCTCACGTGCAGCACCGGCTCGTCCTCGGGCACCGGCTCCAGGCGGCCGAAGCGGCGGCGCAGCCACTGGCCGCCGTCCCGCTGCCAGAACAGCGGCGCCGACAGGCCGGCCGACATCCGGTGCGCCCAGCCCTCGGGCGTCCACCAGCGCGGGTCGTCGTAGCCGCCGTCGGCCAGGAAGCGCT
The window above is part of the Kitasatospora sp. NA04385 genome. Proteins encoded here:
- a CDS encoding phosphotransferase; its protein translation is MQTNEQRTATVVIEWQGERVGAVGPFATESPYWAQVGEVAEAASRAAGVPLAVLRLLSVAGGAGGRGGAAVYLAVASGRPTGLLIPAGERLDQGHPLRLPWASADGLAAEWYWADGELAALGRARNGPVEQVRSWNLSALSRFPTADGPVWLKSTPPFAVPEAAVIARAGRADPGLVPRVLAADGRRALLADVPGTDCWGVPEDGMLAVVDRWAAVQAAVAADGPAGLADCSPTALAERFPALVERLRPELSEPQYAQARLLAGQLPAIAAELVDCGLPLTLVHGDFHPGNWRYDGERPTVLDFSDAAWGHPALDGLRPEPFLSPERWADVRSRWVDAWRGLVPDCAPERALELAAPLVHVHFALRYQEFLDGIEPSEHPYHAGDPAEEVRRALDAALFSTCGSEPLGAGRELYQALMWMGGAGTTAALLESWARRALPGYPHRLAAATSYDAFTAQSAEEQDLLECELYALSRVADVLALEFQPPFGAGPVRDGVRLGVGREERTAFFARLGMTEVGAADGFDPFLHEIAELVPAEDPDAPVELLDVLWPGFTFGELLFTRAGVRVRAGARVAEPGWADASPMYWAHRRRGRRPVDLSHDWGSNSQWSTSHRMDFRTADGDRLNVVRTPERLSDHHAIDGFPPLSLAEAEELLRHRCLLRRPAGWPELAADSQQAADCWPFDWTLPEPARCSPDCRDHGSNRQRP
- the egtD gene encoding L-histidine N(alpha)-methyltransferase, with the protein product MTGYQLTRLLPPDHLHHALRADVREGLGGEPKRLPPKWFYDARGSELFEEITRLPEYYPTRAEREILTARAADIAATTRARTLVELGSGSSEKTRLLLDALRAAGTLERYVPVDVSESALESAAKALIDEYPGLEVSAVLSDFTKSLGLPDGGGPRLVVFLGGTLGNLLPAERAAFLTGLRAQLLPGDRLLLGTDLVKDASVLTAAYDDAAGVTAAFNRNLLSVLNRELNADFEPEQFEHVALWDAENEWIEMRLRSLRAQTVKVAELGLPVHFEAGEELHTEVSAKFRRERVERELFASGLRLTDWWTDDEGRFGLSLSRPFGDGSD
- the egtC gene encoding ergothioneine biosynthesis protein EgtC, producing MCRHFAYLGRPVPIRTVLLDPPHGPLRQSWAPRLQRYGTVNADGYGVGWYAAGDERPARYRREGPIWADGDLADLARVVSSHAVLGAVRSATPGCAAGAQAAAPFAAGRWLFSHNGALPGWPHAFAPLAERLPAGELLELEARTDSALLWALALNRLRAGARLGEALAEVCLLAGESADARINLLATDGSSIAATVWGDTLFQRREADGSVLVASEPFDDGPGWSEVPDHTLLVADAAGSELTPLAVVGRRTREDAPR
- the egtB gene encoding ergothioneine biosynthesis protein EgtB, which encodes MLNADRTDPALLRELIAAELLTARERTAQLTEAVDDAELVAQHSPLMSPLVWDLAHIGNQEELWLLRNVGGRDPMHPEIDPLYDAFEHPRAERPRLPLLPPAEARAYAHEVRGRVLDLLAASPLEGAPLLDAGFAFGMIAQHEQQHDETMLITHQLRTGPAVLDDPPPPAATGGPLAPEVLLPAGPFTMGTDTEPWALDNERPAHQVDLPAFWLDTTPVSNGAYQRFLADGGYDDPRWWTPEGWAHRMSAGLSAPLFWQRDGGQWLRRRFGRLEPVPEDEPVLHVSWYEADAYARWAGRRLPTEAEWEKAARHDPASGRSRRFPWGDAAPGPEHANLGQRHLRPAPVGAYPEGESPCGARQLIGDVWEWTSSDFTGYPGFTAWPYPEYSEVFFGPEYKVLRGGSFAVAPVACRGTFRNWDYPVRRQIFAGFRTARDAQPRTAGPRTEGSA